A single Tenacibaculum sp. Bg11-29 DNA region contains:
- a CDS encoding aspartate-semialdehyde dehydrogenase, translating to MRVAIVGATGMVGNVMLQVLAERNFSITELIPVASERSVGKQIEFKGANYTIVGLETAVSMKPDIALFSAGGETSLEWAPKFAEVGTTVIDNSSAWRMDSTKKLVVPEINGNVLTKEDKIIANPNCSTIQLVMALGPLHDEYKMKRVVISTYQSVSGTGIKAVQQLDNEEAGVEGEMVYPHPIGRNALPHCDVFLENGYTKEEMKLVKEPKKILGDDSFSVTATAVRIPTAGGHSEAVNVQFENDFDLNKVRELLGKTDGVIVQDNVQENVYPMPILAHNKDEVFVGRIRRDESQPNTLNMWIVADNLRKGAATNTIQIAEYLVANNLI from the coding sequence ATGAGAGTAGCAATCGTTGGAGCTACCGGAATGGTAGGTAATGTAATGTTACAAGTATTAGCGGAACGTAATTTTTCTATAACAGAGTTGATTCCTGTTGCATCAGAGCGTTCAGTTGGAAAACAAATTGAATTTAAAGGAGCAAATTATACTATTGTAGGTTTAGAAACAGCAGTTTCTATGAAGCCAGATATTGCTTTGTTTTCTGCAGGTGGTGAAACTTCATTAGAATGGGCGCCAAAATTTGCTGAAGTTGGTACTACGGTAATAGATAATTCATCTGCATGGAGAATGGATTCAACTAAGAAATTAGTGGTTCCAGAAATTAATGGAAATGTTTTAACTAAAGAAGATAAAATTATAGCGAACCCAAATTGTTCTACAATTCAATTAGTAATGGCATTAGGTCCGTTACATGATGAATATAAAATGAAACGGGTCGTAATTTCAACTTATCAGTCGGTTTCAGGAACAGGTATTAAAGCTGTTCAGCAATTAGATAACGAAGAAGCTGGAGTTGAGGGGGAAATGGTATATCCTCATCCAATAGGAAGAAACGCTTTGCCACATTGTGATGTCTTTTTAGAAAATGGATATACAAAAGAAGAAATGAAATTGGTAAAAGAGCCAAAGAAAATCTTAGGTGATGATTCTTTTTCTGTAACAGCTACAGCTGTTAGAATACCTACAGCAGGTGGGCATTCAGAAGCTGTAAATGTTCAATTTGAAAACGATTTTGATTTAAATAAAGTACGCGAGTTATTAGGTAAAACAGATGGCGTTATTGTACAAGATAATGTACAAGAGAATGTATATCCTATGCCAATTTTAGCACATAATAAAGATGAAGTTTTTGTAGGTAGAATTAGAAGGGATGAATCTCAACCAAATACTTTAAA